Genomic segment of Microcoleus sp. AS-A8:
GTGTGGTTAAAGCCACCATCACGGGATCAATCATCGGTAACTTACTACTGGTGATGGGCTTGTCCATGCTGTTGGGGGGCTTGCGCTATAAGGAGCAAGAATTTCAGCCTATCGTGGCGCGGGTGAATGCATCTTCTATGAATTTAGCCGTGATTGCCATTCTCCTCCCCACGGCGATGGATGCTACCTCTGTTGGCCTGAGTGAAGTCACAATCCAGCGCCTTTCTATCGCTGTTGCCGTGGTGTTAATTCTGGTTTATGGGCTAACGCTGCTGTTTTCCATGAAAACCCACAGTTATCTCTTCGATGTTGGCATGGTGGACATGGAAAACCTTGCAGAATCGAACCTCGCCCCAGAGGAACCTGAACACAAGCCTAATCTCTGGCTATGGGTGGGGGTGCTTTTGGTTGTCACTCTTTTTGTGGCTGGAGAATCAGAACTGCTGGTTGACAGCTTAGAAGAAGCCACCTCGGAACTAGGGTTATCTTCCCTATTTACGGGAGTCATTTTGCTGCCGGTGATTGGGAATGCGGCTGAACACGCGACAGCCGTTACCGTAGCACTGAAAAATAAGATGGATCTTTCTGTTTCAGTCGCGGTAGGGTCTAGTATGCAAATTGCCTTATTTGTCGCGCCCGTGCTAGTCCTTGCTGGGTGGCTGATGGGTAAGCCGATGGATTTGAACTTCAATGTATTTGAGCTGGTGGCGGTGGTTGTTTCGGTTTTAATTGCCAATTCCATCAGTTCTGATGGGAAGTCCAACTGGCTAGAGGGGACTTTGCTTTTAGCCACTTATTTGGTTTTAGGGTTCGCCTTTTTCTTCCATCCCGTAAGTGAGGGTTTGGGTTTGTAAATCCTCAGCCCTCCTTCATCTCAGTTTTAATGATCAATCCCCGGAGATCCCCGCTCCTCCACCTGGAAAAAGGGGAAACTTGGGGTCTGTCAGGATGCTGCCTGATGGCTTGTCGGGGTAGCGCCTCC
This window contains:
- the cax gene encoding calcium/proton exchanger produces the protein MLNKNTILSLLLVFVPISIAAHFLEWGAAVVFITSCIAIVPLAAWMGTATEEIAVVAGPTLGGLLNATFGNATELIIALIALNAGLVSVVKATITGSIIGNLLLVMGLSMLLGGLRYKEQEFQPIVARVNASSMNLAVIAILLPTAMDATSVGLSEVTIQRLSIAVAVVLILVYGLTLLFSMKTHSYLFDVGMVDMENLAESNLAPEEPEHKPNLWLWVGVLLVVTLFVAGESELLVDSLEEATSELGLSSLFTGVILLPVIGNAAEHATAVTVALKNKMDLSVSVAVGSSMQIALFVAPVLVLAGWLMGKPMDLNFNVFELVAVVVSVLIANSISSDGKSNWLEGTLLLATYLVLGFAFFFHPVSEGLGL